Proteins from a single region of Pirellulaceae bacterium:
- a CDS encoding sulfotransferase family 2 domain-containing protein has protein sequence MISHRHQCLFVHIPKCAGQSVERLFLELHGLTWKTREPLLLRYNSDPTQGPPRLAHLKASEYVKCGHVTSDQYQNYFKFAFVRNPWDRLVSLRKHLGFAHSVDFKTFAMKIFPNEIWKEMHWFVGPQSDFLYGPDGELLVDFVGRFEKLAEDFHQVCLQSGLPPKPLPRSNQARSLRRMLSKFRQVGPHMLQHPLQTARSLWNVTRPQPASQPSHGVRHYEQYFDKESQEFIANLYQADIANFGYRFGVTDECQKPLPNRNAAA, from the coding sequence ATGATTTCTCATCGCCATCAGTGCCTATTCGTACACATTCCGAAGTGTGCGGGACAAAGTGTCGAGCGACTTTTTTTGGAACTGCACGGTCTGACCTGGAAAACTCGTGAACCACTGCTGTTACGTTACAATTCAGATCCCACCCAGGGCCCTCCCAGACTCGCACACCTCAAAGCCAGCGAGTATGTAAAATGCGGTCACGTCACCAGTGACCAGTATCAAAACTATTTTAAGTTCGCATTCGTTCGGAATCCCTGGGACCGACTCGTCTCACTCCGCAAACACCTTGGTTTTGCTCACAGCGTCGACTTCAAAACATTTGCCATGAAAATTTTCCCAAACGAGATCTGGAAAGAGATGCACTGGTTCGTTGGGCCTCAAAGCGACTTTCTATATGGACCGGACGGCGAGTTACTCGTCGACTTTGTCGGTCGATTTGAGAAGCTGGCCGAAGACTTTCACCAGGTTTGTTTGCAGAGTGGCTTACCGCCGAAACCGCTGCCGAGATCGAACCAGGCGAGAAGTTTGCGCCGAATGCTATCGAAGTTTCGCCAAGTTGGTCCACACATGCTGCAACATCCGCTACAAACCGCTAGAAGCTTATGGAATGTCACACGGCCCCAACCCGCATCCCAACCAAGCCACGGAGTACGGCATTACGAGCAATACTTTGACAAGGAGTCGCAGGAGTTCATCGCCAACCTCTATCAGGCTGATATCGCTAACTTTGGCTATCGTTTTGGCGTGACTGACGAGTGCCAGAAGCCGCTCCCAAACAGAAACGCGGCCGCCTGA
- a CDS encoding phytanoyl-CoA dioxygenase family protein, with protein sequence MNRDVDSFRQYDSEGYSLFHDVLKPDEVAIVNQRLDELIDGMPERMVVYKDGEHKEVNARPEYLTEPHAKDACWLELCRHPRVLDAVEAVLGPDLILIMSHLIVKCPGDGLPVAWHQDNTYWHSIRGTDVGTVWLAIDDADLANGCMQVIPASHQGYPELEKVATGKNDLLGLTVEVTDAMAAAAVPLEMKSGSMSIHDSYVLHGSGPNTSDRRRAAYTMRYANAKTVTVDVKEHWVPVYLVRGDAGQQAKEYIDLRPE encoded by the coding sequence ATGAACCGCGACGTTGATTCTTTTCGGCAATATGACAGTGAGGGCTACTCCCTCTTTCACGATGTGTTGAAACCAGATGAAGTCGCAATCGTAAATCAGCGGCTCGACGAGCTAATCGACGGTATGCCCGAGCGGATGGTGGTCTACAAAGATGGCGAACACAAAGAAGTAAACGCGCGTCCGGAATATCTCACCGAACCTCATGCGAAAGATGCGTGTTGGCTGGAACTGTGCCGGCATCCGCGAGTGCTTGATGCCGTGGAGGCCGTTTTAGGGCCCGACTTGATCTTGATCATGTCGCATTTAATCGTGAAATGTCCGGGAGACGGATTGCCCGTGGCGTGGCATCAAGACAATACCTATTGGCATTCGATCAGGGGCACCGATGTAGGCACGGTGTGGCTTGCGATTGATGATGCCGATCTTGCCAACGGCTGTATGCAGGTGATCCCTGCCAGTCACCAGGGCTATCCCGAATTAGAGAAGGTCGCCACAGGTAAAAATGATTTATTGGGGCTAACCGTCGAAGTGACCGATGCTATGGCGGCTGCAGCCGTACCGTTGGAAATGAAATCCGGTAGCATGAGCATCCATGATTCTTATGTATTACATGGGAGCGGTCCGAACACGAGTGATCGGCGTCGGGCTGCCTACACGATGCGTTATGCCAACGCCAAGACGGTCACGGTTGATGTCAAGGAACATTGGGTTCCCGTCTATCTTGTTCGCGGTGACGCTGGCCAGCAGGCAAAAGAATACATCGATCTGCGGCCGGAATGA
- a CDS encoding amidohydrolase family protein — protein sequence MKDEHAVNQAAVATRRELLRIGVSGVGIGLGIGGLRGQTAVGSSNERSGLIDAHVHVWTPDTKRYPLADGFTQKEMKPSSFTPAELMAQARPNGVDRIVLIQMSFYGFDNRYMLNTIRMAPGEYVGVAVVDERKNPIAKMKVLAKQGVRGFRIRPGDRKPNNWLTGEGMQAMWRCGAEEQLAMCHLIDPEFIPSVDRMCQKYPRTPVVIDHFARVGIDGSIRKKDLDRLCRLARFPQVTLKVSAYYALGKKMMPYRDLGPMIRRVRDAFGAERIMWASDCPFQVQPGHTYQSSIDLIKRELEFLSPDDREWILRKTAERVFFS from the coding sequence ATGAAGGATGAGCACGCCGTAAACCAGGCGGCGGTGGCAACGCGTCGCGAGTTGTTGCGCATCGGTGTTTCGGGAGTTGGAATCGGGCTCGGAATCGGTGGCTTGCGTGGTCAGACGGCAGTCGGTAGTTCAAATGAGCGGTCCGGCTTGATTGATGCACACGTGCACGTTTGGACCCCCGACACAAAGCGATATCCTTTGGCCGATGGATTCACTCAAAAAGAGATGAAACCGTCCAGTTTTACGCCCGCTGAGTTAATGGCGCAGGCTAGGCCGAACGGCGTTGATCGCATCGTGTTGATTCAGATGAGCTTCTATGGATTTGACAATCGTTACATGCTGAACACCATCCGAATGGCGCCGGGGGAATATGTTGGAGTCGCTGTTGTCGACGAGCGGAAGAATCCAATTGCCAAAATGAAAGTCTTGGCGAAGCAAGGCGTGCGCGGGTTCCGGATTCGCCCCGGCGATCGCAAGCCCAACAATTGGCTCACGGGTGAGGGGATGCAGGCGATGTGGCGCTGTGGCGCCGAGGAACAGCTCGCAATGTGCCACTTGATTGATCCTGAATTTATTCCGTCCGTTGATCGAATGTGTCAAAAGTATCCGCGGACCCCTGTGGTGATCGATCACTTTGCGCGTGTTGGTATCGACGGATCCATTCGCAAAAAAGATCTTGATCGGCTGTGTCGGTTAGCCCGTTTTCCACAGGTGACTCTCAAGGTCTCTGCCTATTACGCGCTGGGCAAAAAGATGATGCCGTATCGTGATTTAGGCCCAATGATCAGACGTGTTCGAGATGCCTTTGGTGCCGAACGGATTATGTGGGCGAGTGATTGCCCATTTCAAGTCCAGCCAGGACATACCTATCAATCATCGATTGATTTGATCAAGCGTGAGCTTGAGTTTCTTTCGCCCGACGATCGCGAGTGGATTCTCAGGAAAACGGCAGAGCGAGTTTTCTTTTCCTAG